A segment of the Echinicola strongylocentroti genome:
TTAATAAATAGACCGTATATAAGAATCATCCAGAAAGTCGATGACGTAAAATCAAAATCAAAACTACCCAAGCTAAACTTATTGGCCTCATTAGCTATCTGTATGGTTTGCTGAGGACCTTCAGGCATGGAAAAAAGAATCACCAATACACAAACCAATGCCCCAATGATCAATACTATTCCTTGAATCGCATCTGTCCATACTACGGCCTCAATACCTCCCAACATCGCATAAATAATTACGCTTACACCAGTACAAATTATTATAGTAGATATATCCCACCCAAAAAGAGCATTCATTGGAAGTGCCAGCAAATACAAAATCGCTCCCATTCGGGCAAGCTGTGTAAGTAGATAACAAATCGAAGCATAGGTTCTTGCCCACGGTCCAAAACGTGTTTCCAAATAGTAATAAGCTGATTCGCTTTTTACTTTCCTGTATAGTGGAACAAAGTACTTTACTGCAATCCATGCCGCTATGGGAATAGATAAACTGAATACAAAGCCATTCCAATTGGACAAATAGGCATTACCTGGTAGAGCCAGAAAGCTTATGCTACTTACGAAAGTAGCAAAAATGGACATTCCAATTGCCCAAGAAGGTAATCTTCCGCCACCAGTTGTATAATCTTTAGGGGTTCTTTTCCGAAAGGAAAATGAAACCCCAAATGCAATAATAGCGGTCATATAAACCACAAAGACCACAAGGTCAGTCATAGGTAAATTCATGTCATTTAATAAGGTTAATTTGGTGTTATAAGGTCAGTCAAAATCCTTAAAAAAGAATAAAACATCTGTCACTCAATAATCATAGAGGCTATCTTACTAAACCTAACTTTAAGCTCTTCTACTTCATTTGGTTCAAAAGGAAACAAAGGAGGCACAAATTGAGCTTGAATAATCCCTAAAAATGATAAGGAAGTCTTAAGTCCTTTTAAATAGCTTGATTTATAACCTCCATGCTGATAAATTTTTTGACTAATACTCATCACTAGCTTCTGAAGGCGAATAATTTCATCAATATTATTCTCAACAGCTGCTTGATAAAGTTTAACATAGAGCTTTGGGAACAAATTGGCACCTCCACAAACGCCTCCATATCCACCCATTAAAACCGTTTCAGCTAACATTTCTTCTGGCCCCACCATCAATACAAAATCTGGTTGATCATTAAAATTAAATTGTAAGGACTGGAAATAACTTCCATTAGCTGAACTATCCTTAAGCCCAATTATTTTTTTGTGTTTGGAAAGTGCAACTGCAGTCTCTACATCAATAGAAACTTTGGTATGTGATGGCATATTATACAAAAATAATGGTAATGGAATACTGTTTGCCAATTGCTCATAAAAATGATAAAGCTCCTCTTGGTCGATTCCCATATAGTATGGAGGTGCGGCCACCACTGCATACGCTCCTGATCTTTCGGCAAATTTGGAAAGCTCTATACATCCTTGAAGACATACATCCGTAACACCTACCAAGACCGGAATCCTACCATTAACAAATTTACAAGTCGATGCTATAAGTTCCTTTTTCTGTGCTATATCTAAACTAGAAAACTCTCCTGTAGTTCCCAGAATAAAGACCCCATGGACGCCTCCTGAAATCAAATGCTCAACTAGTTTTTCAACACCCTGAATATCAACCTTGCCTTTAGTATCAATAGGTGTCACCATTGGAGGGATTATTCCTTTTATAGGTGTATCTTGATTTAAAATTTGCATTGTTATTATTGTTTTTTTAAATGTTTTGAAAGATCTAATAGAAAAACTTGGTAAAAGCGACCTGCTCCACTCAAAACTTTCCGATTGTAAACTATTTGATAGCCCTTGTTCGACCAATTAATATTAGATAACCCGATATTTGAGGATTCTTCAGAATTAGACAACACCCTTCTGGTTACCCCATCTGATACATTTGTAATAAAAATCCCCTCTTCGTAGCCATAGGCAAGGTAATTACCATCACTACTCAATGAAAAAGAAGTATCCAAGCTAAAAGAATTGTTGGTAATCTGGCTTATTTCACCTGAATTAGGGACTACTTTGTAAATTTGAACCTCTCCCAGATTATCCTTCATACAGAAATAAATCGCCTGTCCATCTGGAGAGCTGCGCAACCATTGTCGCGGCCCTTGTACACCTGGATATTTTCTATCTTGGGTAAAAGTCAATCTTTTCTGGATCACTCCTGCAGGTACAGACGGGAGTAAAAACTCAGTCCCTGCATCAGTGGAAGTGATCATTTGATTGGGCTGGGATGGTAATTGACTAATAAATACTTCAGTAGATTTTTCATTTTTTTTATTGATAATATCCCCGAGATATGCCAAAGAATAAGTAATATTTGAATTTGAGCCCAAACTATTCTTTACTTGAGAAACCCAACATTCTTCATAAGCTTTCATGATCTCACTTGAACCTGGTTTTGGGTCTTCGTTCACTCTTGCAAGAACAAATGCTACCCTTTCCCCTTTAAAGTTTTTTTCATTTTGTTTTCCTTTCAAATCCACAGAATCACCACTCCATAATGCCCCAACGGTCCTAAGATCAGCTATATCCTGATTAGTCTCTGCCTCCCTTCTTAGGATATCGTCATTATATGTAAAACTCACCCATTGGCCATCTGAACTATAAGAATATGCATGGGAACCTCCTCGAAGTGCACCTTTCGTATAAGGGAATTGTACATCTCTTGATTCCATCGGCCTAAAAAGATGGTCTCCTACTTCACTAATTTGAACTTTCATAGCAAATCTCCGCGTAAAATCATATGGATCCTCTCGGGAGGCATTTTTTAACCCATGAATAAATACCACCTCTTCCTTTTTAGGGTGATAACTTACGGCTCCCATCCCTGGCCCATATTTGGACTGTTGATCATAGAAATAAATCGTTTCTATTTTTCCATTCTCGATATTGAGTCGTTGAATTGATCCGTTTTCACCAATTTTCCCATCGTCATTTCTGTTATCAAAAACTACATGTACATCATCGGGGGAAAACACTTGCCTCTGATTAAGAAAATGTCCCTTGAAGTCGAAGGTTAATTGTTTTTCTTTCAATCCTATTTCTATTATTTCATTGGTAGTTTTAACAGATTTATTTGATCCTGTTCGACAACTAAGCACCATAAGTGAAATCATTCCTATTAAAAGCAATTTATATAAATCAATTCCTCGCTTATCGTAATTAGAAGTTAGGTTAACTTTTTGCATTTCTATGGAGATTATCTTTCCATATGATAGAAATGTCCATCCTCTGCACCAACCAACACATCCCAAACACCATTATTATTCCAATCCACAAAAGTTGGGCTGGTGGTATGACCTGCCAAAACCTTCTCTGAAATGACTCCATGATGCTTAAAAATCACTTTTCCACTTTCTTGGTCTATATTTTCAAACAGGGACACACTGGTGCTATTTACCAGTAAGTCTAAATCTCCATCATTGTCCCAATCAAAAAAGGAGATTTTCCTCCTGCCACTTCCTCCTGCCTCAGCATGATTCAATCTCAATGGTCCACCTTCCTTATTTATAGCTTTATCTTTGTTTGAATAAACAGAGGCATCTTTTCCATAAAATATTCTTCGGCCAGGGTCTACCCCTCTTTCTCCATTTATTCTATTTCCCTTATAAAATGAAAGAAAACCTTCATGGTCTAACATCACCAAATCCATCATTCCATCCTTGTCCCAATCTATGGCAAATGGTGTAGTCCTCCATTGAGTGACTAATTCATTATTGGAGGGCTTCCACCAGTTCCAGTCAGGAGAAGGAATTTCTTTATCACTATCCAACCTAATAGGACGGGGCTTTTCAAGTGACTTTCCGTTATTCCTTATCCACTGAACTTTTCCCCAAATTGAATTGAATATGATGTCCTTAATTCCATCTCCGTCCCAATCTGTTACCGAGAGTGTCGTATAACCCCATTTGGCTTCTGCAGGTCCTTGAATAGATCCTGCCCCACCTGCTTGTATTCTTAGCGTTTGGCCATCGACTTCTAAAAGTTTAGGTTCTGCCCATTTAGGTGATGCTTTACCATCTAAATTTTCTATAAAAGCAATATATCCAGCTGAATTACCAGCAATAATATCTTCATCTCCATCATTATCCCAATCTACCCCTACCGGGGTGGCTAAAGCCCCGAATTTTAAATTATCAGCTTTCTGTCTGAAATATTTTGGTGATTCAAACAACGGTGCTCCATCTTGCGTTTTTCCTGTATGCCTTATCAATGCGACCCTACCATCTTCATCTCCTACGACCAAATCCACATTTCCGTCTTTATCCCAATCTACGGCCACAGGAATAATCATTTCAAGGTCCATCTTGATAATGCCCTCTGTATTCTTCAAAAATTCTCCTTCTCTGTACTTGGGCTTATTGCGAGTTCCTATATTTTCAAAATATGTTAATCGATCTAAAAATTCTCCACAAATAAGATCTAGATCTCCATCACCATCGAAATCTGCAAAATTAGGAGTAGGGGCCCCATAAACATCCAAAGTTTTACCGCCAGCCTTTAACTTTCCTTTGTTGATGTAATCGCCCTCCGTGTTTTCCAAAAGAAAAACATATCCGTGTAAAGGTCCATTGGTCCATTCTCCTTTTTTATTGAAGGCATTATCCCATCCGTAATCTGCCCAATCATCAATACCAACAACTACATCCAAATCACCATCCCCATCATAATCAACCATTTTCCATTGATTAAAACGTACTTTTTCCAATCCCTTTTTTAAACTATCGGCATCATACAATCTCTCTTTAAATTCAGCCAAATTATTTCTGAAATCCATAAGCTCGGCCCCTGGCACATTTACTCTTATCCCTTTATCAGTGTGGGAAACCTGAATGTTTTTTATGGCATCACCTAACCTTACTGGTGGTGCGAAATCGGGGAATTCTTCACCTGAGATATTCTCAAAATAATATATGCCATTAAAAGGTTTATCAGGGCATGAAACCAACATATCCATATCACCATCCCCATCATAATCCATAGGAAGTGGCCAAGCCCATAAACCTACTCCTAAATATGAAGTAGCTTCAGGGTTGTTATATTTGACAATCTTAAATTCAGACTGTGCTACGGAGGAACTGTTATCAATTGAGTCCTTAGCTTCTGAGCATGAGAACAACATCAATACACTAGCTGCTAATCCTGTATAGAAAAGATTCTTTATCATAGCTTGATTATAATTTGGTTATTGAGTCCAACAGGGGATCGTTGATCTCTTCCATTTTACTTAATATTTTATATGTAAGGTGCTTAATTACATCCCTTATTTCACCCCGCTTCTCTTTTACTAAGTTATTTTTCTCATCAGGGTCCGTTTCAAGATGGTATAATTCATCTCTGCTCGGGTCCTGAAAATCCTTGACCAGCTTCCATTTTTTGGTCCTATATGAGCGCATATGAGCAATACTATAATTGATCATGCTATACTCTGTATAAAGATCATTATCCCAATCATCCACCAATTCCCCTTTCAGGACAGGCACAATGCTTCTTCCTCGCAAAACTTTATCATCAGGCACAGGTATATTCGCCATTTCAAGTATTGTTGGGTACCAATCCAAATTCGTGAAAGTCTTTTTTACTTTAAGATCAGACTGGATGACCCCTGGCCATCGGATCAGAATAGGAACGCGGAGTGATTGATCGTACAAGTTGGGCCTAGAATTTTTCGCCAAATTGTCTGTAGCAGGATGAGCACTCTTGGTAATCCAATATCCGTTACCTTTGTGTTCTATTCCGTTATGTCCCATATTATATCCATGATCTGAAGTAAAGATCACTATCGTATTTTCATACAATCCTATTTCTTTTAGCTTCTTCATTAGCTTCCCTACATTTCTATCTACCCCTGAAGCACTTGCCAAATATTCCTTCATTCTGGATTTAACTCTTTCAGTGTCTAAATCAGGATAGTCTGGATGAGGGACCTTCATTTCCAAGTTTCCATATGGCTCCCAGTCTTCCTCTGCTACAGGCAACCATTTGCTGTGAGGAGACCGATAATGGACACTTAACAAAAAAGGAGTATTTTTATGATCATCGATAAATTTCAGGGTCCTGTTGGTCAAGATATCTACCGTCAGTCCTTCCATTTTATGAATCTCCCCATTTTCTTCCAAATTTGGATCCACTGGTGCCTCCCCTCCTCCTGTAAGCCCCATAAAGTACTCATAACCTTGATTTGTTGGATGAAATTTCCTGTCCTTACCCAATTCTGTCCAGTCTCCCAAATGCCATTTTCCAATCAAACCAGTTCGATAACCTTTGTCCCGTAAAACCTCTGCAAAAGTGATATTTCCTGGATCTAGCCCATTTGTTTTTTCAGGGTTGTAGAGCTTATGCCCTGGCTGGGGGATAAAATCCAAAATGCCCAATTCCGAAGCATATTGACCGGTCATCAATGTCGCTCGTGAAGGACTGCATACAGGAGTGGTGACAAATGCATTTTCAAAAAAAGCACCTTCTGAAGCCAACTTATCCAAGTTTGGACTATGAGCCTGATCATTGCCCGCAGCCTTTAAGGTCCAGTAGGCTAGATCATCGGCAAGTATAAATAAAACATTAGGCTTCCTTATTTTTCCATTGGGCTCATTTGAATAAGAACTTACACAAATGAGCCATAGCGTCATTGTTAAAGAAATAACAAGGCCCTTTTTAAATGATGTCA
Coding sequences within it:
- a CDS encoding DUF3748 domain-containing protein, with product MQKVNLTSNYDKRGIDLYKLLLIGMISLMVLSCRTGSNKSVKTTNEIIEIGLKEKQLTFDFKGHFLNQRQVFSPDDVHVVFDNRNDDGKIGENGSIQRLNIENGKIETIYFYDQQSKYGPGMGAVSYHPKKEEVVFIHGLKNASREDPYDFTRRFAMKVQISEVGDHLFRPMESRDVQFPYTKGALRGGSHAYSYSSDGQWVSFTYNDDILRREAETNQDIADLRTVGALWSGDSVDLKGKQNEKNFKGERVAFVLARVNEDPKPGSSEIMKAYEECWVSQVKNSLGSNSNITYSLAYLGDIINKKNEKSTEVFISQLPSQPNQMITSTDAGTEFLLPSVPAGVIQKRLTFTQDRKYPGVQGPRQWLRSSPDGQAIYFCMKDNLGEVQIYKVVPNSGEISQITNNSFSLDTSFSLSSDGNYLAYGYEEGIFITNVSDGVTRRVLSNSEESSNIGLSNINWSNKGYQIVYNRKVLSGAGRFYQVFLLDLSKHLKKQ
- a CDS encoding FG-GAP repeat domain-containing protein, with the translated sequence MIKNLFYTGLAASVLMLFSCSEAKDSIDNSSSVAQSEFKIVKYNNPEATSYLGVGLWAWPLPMDYDGDGDMDMLVSCPDKPFNGIYYFENISGEEFPDFAPPVRLGDAIKNIQVSHTDKGIRVNVPGAELMDFRNNLAEFKERLYDADSLKKGLEKVRFNQWKMVDYDGDGDLDVVVGIDDWADYGWDNAFNKKGEWTNGPLHGYVFLLENTEGDYINKGKLKAGGKTLDVYGAPTPNFADFDGDGDLDLICGEFLDRLTYFENIGTRNKPKYREGEFLKNTEGIIKMDLEMIIPVAVDWDKDGNVDLVVGDEDGRVALIRHTGKTQDGAPLFESPKYFRQKADNLKFGALATPVGVDWDNDGDEDIIAGNSAGYIAFIENLDGKASPKWAEPKLLEVDGQTLRIQAGGAGSIQGPAEAKWGYTTLSVTDWDGDGIKDIIFNSIWGKVQWIRNNGKSLEKPRPIRLDSDKEIPSPDWNWWKPSNNELVTQWRTTPFAIDWDKDGMMDLVMLDHEGFLSFYKGNRINGERGVDPGRRIFYGKDASVYSNKDKAINKEGGPLRLNHAEAGGSGRRKISFFDWDNDGDLDLLVNSTSVSLFENIDQESGKVIFKHHGVISEKVLAGHTTSPTFVDWNNNGVWDVLVGAEDGHFYHMER
- a CDS encoding sulfatase family protein — protein: MTSFKKGLVISLTMTLWLICVSSYSNEPNGKIRKPNVLFILADDLAYWTLKAAGNDQAHSPNLDKLASEGAFFENAFVTTPVCSPSRATLMTGQYASELGILDFIPQPGHKLYNPEKTNGLDPGNITFAEVLRDKGYRTGLIGKWHLGDWTELGKDRKFHPTNQGYEYFMGLTGGGEAPVDPNLEENGEIHKMEGLTVDILTNRTLKFIDDHKNTPFLLSVHYRSPHSKWLPVAEEDWEPYGNLEMKVPHPDYPDLDTERVKSRMKEYLASASGVDRNVGKLMKKLKEIGLYENTIVIFTSDHGYNMGHNGIEHKGNGYWITKSAHPATDNLAKNSRPNLYDQSLRVPILIRWPGVIQSDLKVKKTFTNLDWYPTILEMANIPVPDDKVLRGRSIVPVLKGELVDDWDNDLYTEYSMINYSIAHMRSYRTKKWKLVKDFQDPSRDELYHLETDPDEKNNLVKEKRGEIRDVIKHLTYKILSKMEEINDPLLDSITKL
- a CDS encoding dihydrodipicolinate synthase family protein, with product MQILNQDTPIKGIIPPMVTPIDTKGKVDIQGVEKLVEHLISGGVHGVFILGTTGEFSSLDIAQKKELIASTCKFVNGRIPVLVGVTDVCLQGCIELSKFAERSGAYAVVAAPPYYMGIDQEELYHFYEQLANSIPLPLFLYNMPSHTKVSIDVETAVALSKHKKIIGLKDSSANGSYFQSLQFNFNDQPDFVLMVGPEEMLAETVLMGGYGGVCGGANLFPKLYVKLYQAAVENNIDEIIRLQKLVMSISQKIYQHGGYKSSYLKGLKTSLSFLGIIQAQFVPPLFPFEPNEVEELKVRFSKIASMIIE